Proteins encoded by one window of Shewanella avicenniae:
- a CDS encoding cellulase family glycosylhydrolase: MPYKLKKSLITAALLSAGLASTAYAAVPALTVENGQILSGGEQKSFAGNSFFWSNSGWGQEKMYNADVVAWLKNDWQTSIVRVALGADEGGSYLDDPAGNLARITTVVDAAIANDLYVIIDFHSHHAEDKKAAAIKFFTEMAQRYGSYNNVIYEIYNEPLPTSWSNVIKPYAVDVINAIRSIDPDNLIVVGTPTWSQDVDVASQDPINATNIAYAFHFYAGTHGQSLRNKALTAMNNGIALMVTEWGAVNADGNGNVAEASVNEWMNFLASNNLTHLNWAVSDKNEGASIIKPGVNPRGNWRDEDLTASGTLVKQIIANWGTAIDSTDDGEDSPTPTPSEPTTPPTGEPQPATDVTANCEHVITNRWSGGFQGAIRISNNSDNPLNGWQVHWNYSDGTVISQSWGANLSGNYSASNVDWNGTIAPHTTVEMGFIANGEGNASAVTGDVCQLAAAGNNNADDTGSDGTEPGDAGTGDDSSDNGNGNSGGTGGADNNGGGNEAEPTEPEPTEPEVTEPEITAPEAPQNPSGVASCQYQVTNRWQGGFQAAVKITNLSASPINGWQVSWHYDNGSTVTNLWNAALSDNYSASNLGWNATIAPNQTVEFGFTGTGSGDTESLSGEICQ; encoded by the coding sequence ATGCCATATAAACTAAAAAAATCTCTCATTACTGCAGCATTACTCTCTGCAGGATTGGCATCAACCGCGTATGCAGCAGTACCCGCGCTAACCGTCGAAAACGGTCAGATACTCAGTGGTGGTGAACAGAAAAGTTTTGCGGGTAACAGTTTCTTTTGGAGTAACAGCGGCTGGGGCCAAGAGAAGATGTACAACGCCGATGTGGTGGCGTGGCTCAAAAACGATTGGCAAACCAGCATAGTGCGAGTTGCACTTGGCGCCGATGAAGGCGGCTCTTATCTCGATGATCCGGCGGGTAACCTCGCCAGAATTACCACAGTGGTCGATGCTGCTATCGCCAACGATCTTTATGTGATTATCGACTTTCACTCCCACCATGCCGAAGACAAAAAGGCCGCCGCGATTAAATTTTTTACGGAGATGGCACAGCGTTACGGCAGTTATAACAACGTTATTTACGAAATCTATAACGAGCCGTTGCCCACCAGTTGGTCGAATGTAATCAAGCCTTACGCAGTTGACGTGATTAATGCCATTCGCAGCATAGATCCCGATAACCTGATTGTGGTCGGCACGCCAACATGGTCGCAAGATGTTGATGTGGCCTCTCAAGATCCAATTAATGCCACCAACATCGCCTATGCATTCCACTTCTACGCTGGCACGCACGGGCAATCACTGCGCAACAAGGCACTGACTGCAATGAACAATGGTATTGCCTTGATGGTTACCGAATGGGGTGCAGTCAATGCAGACGGCAACGGTAACGTGGCCGAAGCCAGTGTGAATGAGTGGATGAACTTTCTTGCCAGCAACAACCTGACTCATTTGAACTGGGCTGTCAGCGATAAAAATGAAGGTGCTTCAATCATCAAACCCGGCGTCAATCCGCGTGGCAACTGGCGCGATGAAGATTTAACGGCATCCGGCACGCTGGTGAAACAGATCATCGCCAACTGGGGAACGGCTATTGATAGCACTGATGACGGTGAAGACTCACCAACGCCGACACCATCTGAGCCAACCACTCCGCCAACGGGCGAGCCGCAACCAGCAACTGACGTCACAGCCAACTGTGAGCATGTTATCACCAATCGTTGGAGTGGCGGTTTTCAGGGGGCGATTCGCATCAGCAACAACAGCGACAATCCGCTCAATGGCTGGCAAGTACATTGGAACTACAGCGATGGCACGGTTATCAGCCAAAGTTGGGGAGCAAATCTCAGCGGTAATTACAGCGCCAGCAACGTGGATTGGAACGGCACGATCGCACCACATACCACGGTTGAGATGGGCTTTATCGCCAATGGCGAAGGCAACGCCAGCGCAGTAACCGGCGATGTTTGTCAGTTGGCGGCAGCGGGCAACAATAATGCCGACGATACCGGTTCTGATGGTACCGAACCGGGCGATGCTGGCACTGGCGATGATTCTTCCGACAACGGTAACGGCAATAGCGGGGGCACAGGCGGCGCCGATAATAACGGCGGTGGTAATGAAGCCGAACCAACTGAGCCAGAACCAACTGAGCCAGAAGTGACTGAGCCCGAAATTACCGCGCCAGAAGCACCGCAAAACCCGAGTGGAGTAGCCAGCTGCCAATACCAAGTGACCAATCGTTGGCAAGGTGGCTTTCAAGCGGCGGTGAAAATCACCAACCTGTCTGCTAGTCCGATTAACGGCTGGCAAGTGAGTTGGCATTACGACAATGGATCAACAGTTACCAACCTGTGGAATGCGGCCTTGTCCGATAACTATTCCGCCAGCAACTTAGGTTGGAATGCCACCATTGCTCCGAATCAAACGGTCGAATTTGGCTTTACTGGCACAGGTTCAGGTGACACCGAAAGCCTTAGCGGAGAAATCTGCCAATAA
- the fadJ gene encoding fatty acid oxidation complex subunit alpha FadJ — MTTSTNTFSLSRREDGIALLTMDVVGDSMNTLKAEFVPEMSELLQQIRSDSSIKGLVLISGKKDSFVAGADISMLDACDTSDKASALSLAGHKLFAELENLAMPVVAAIHGACLGGGLELALACHKRVCSDDAKTVLGLPEVQLGLLPGSGGTQRLPRLVGIAKALDMMLTGKQLRAKQALKLGLVDDVVPNTILLEAAIKLVQSGKSRQKRKRSAMEIALETSHFGRNILFDQARKQVEHKTKGNYPAPLRIIEAIRIGADEGMAAGLATEARYFGELVMTPESAALRSIFFATTEMKKETGAADAQPKTVNKAVVLGGGLMGGGIASVTVSKAKIPVRVKDISQQGLSNALSYAYKLLSKGVQRRHISAQQRDKQMSLMSTTVDYLGVKDADIVVEAVYEDLKLKHQMVQDIERECSEQTVFASNTSSLPIGQIAAVASRPENVIGLHYFSPVEKMPLVEVIAHEQTSAETIATTVAFARKQGKTPIVVKDGAGFYVNRILALYMNEAAQLLLEGHAIEQLDSALVKFGFPVGPITLLDEVGIDVGAKIGPILESELGERFQAPAAFERLLADERKGRKNGKGFYSYRKTKLIDHIKRQGNKKQVDGSVYKVLGITPGTSAENVNLSERCVVQMLNEAVRCLEEGIIANARDGDIGAIFGIGFPPFLGGPFRYIDRIGVAKLVAILKSYQQRYGDRFAPAALLEKMAAENSRFYC; from the coding sequence ATGACGACCTCAACGAACACCTTTTCACTCAGTCGTCGTGAAGACGGAATCGCGTTGCTGACCATGGATGTGGTGGGTGACAGCATGAATACTCTGAAAGCGGAATTTGTGCCGGAAATGAGCGAACTGCTGCAGCAGATCCGCAGTGACAGCAGCATCAAAGGGCTGGTGCTGATCTCCGGCAAAAAGGATTCATTTGTCGCGGGCGCTGATATCTCCATGTTGGACGCTTGCGATACCAGCGACAAAGCCAGTGCCTTGTCGTTAGCTGGGCACAAGCTATTTGCCGAACTTGAAAACCTTGCTATGCCGGTGGTTGCGGCGATTCACGGCGCCTGTTTGGGGGGCGGTTTAGAGCTGGCACTGGCCTGCCATAAGCGGGTGTGTAGTGATGATGCGAAAACAGTGCTGGGCTTGCCTGAAGTGCAACTTGGCTTATTGCCCGGCAGCGGCGGTACTCAGCGGTTGCCACGGTTAGTAGGCATCGCAAAAGCGCTGGATATGATGCTGACCGGCAAACAGTTACGCGCCAAACAAGCGCTGAAACTGGGGTTGGTCGATGATGTGGTGCCCAATACGATTTTGCTCGAAGCAGCAATTAAATTGGTTCAATCGGGGAAAAGTCGCCAGAAACGCAAGCGCTCAGCAATGGAAATCGCCCTAGAAACCAGCCACTTTGGTCGCAATATTCTGTTCGACCAAGCACGCAAGCAGGTAGAGCATAAAACCAAAGGTAACTATCCGGCCCCCTTACGAATCATTGAAGCAATTCGCATTGGCGCAGATGAAGGCATGGCTGCAGGTTTAGCCACTGAAGCACGCTATTTTGGTGAGCTGGTAATGACGCCAGAATCCGCAGCGCTCAGATCGATCTTCTTCGCCACCACAGAGATGAAAAAGGAAACCGGGGCTGCGGATGCTCAGCCAAAAACTGTGAACAAAGCCGTTGTGCTCGGTGGCGGTTTGATGGGCGGCGGTATCGCGTCTGTGACAGTATCGAAAGCCAAAATCCCTGTTCGAGTCAAAGACATTAGCCAGCAAGGCTTATCGAATGCTTTGTCTTATGCCTATAAGTTGCTCAGTAAAGGCGTGCAACGGCGTCATATCAGCGCGCAACAACGCGATAAACAGATGTCATTAATGAGCACCACGGTGGATTACTTGGGGGTGAAAGATGCCGACATCGTAGTGGAAGCCGTATATGAAGATCTCAAACTCAAGCATCAGATGGTGCAAGACATTGAGCGCGAATGCAGTGAACAAACGGTGTTTGCCTCGAATACTTCATCATTACCGATTGGCCAAATTGCGGCAGTGGCGAGTCGCCCAGAAAATGTGATTGGTCTGCATTATTTCTCACCGGTTGAGAAAATGCCGCTGGTTGAAGTAATTGCCCATGAACAAACCTCGGCGGAAACCATTGCTACTACGGTGGCTTTTGCGCGCAAGCAGGGTAAAACCCCGATTGTGGTGAAAGACGGTGCCGGCTTTTACGTTAACCGTATTTTGGCCTTGTATATGAATGAAGCGGCGCAATTGCTGCTGGAAGGCCATGCCATTGAGCAGTTGGACAGTGCTTTGGTGAAGTTTGGCTTCCCCGTCGGGCCGATAACGCTGCTCGATGAAGTTGGCATTGATGTTGGCGCGAAAATTGGCCCTATCCTCGAAAGTGAACTCGGTGAGCGTTTCCAAGCCCCTGCCGCCTTTGAACGCTTACTGGCTGATGAACGCAAAGGCCGTAAAAACGGTAAAGGATTCTACAGTTATCGTAAGACGAAACTCATTGACCACATCAAACGCCAAGGCAATAAAAAGCAGGTGGATGGCTCTGTCTATAAAGTGTTGGGGATTACTCCAGGCACTAGTGCCGAGAACGTGAATTTGTCAGAACGTTGTGTGGTGCAGATGCTCAACGAAGCGGTTCGCTGCTTGGAAGAGGGCATTATCGCCAACGCCCGCGATGGCGATATTGGCGCGATTTTCGGCATCGGTTTTCCGCCGTTCTTGGGTGGGCCGTTCCGTTATATCGACCGTATTGGTGTCGCGAAGTTAGTGGCAATACTTAAGAGTTATCAGCAACGCTATGGTGACCGTTTTGCACCTGCGGCGTTATTGGAAAAGATGGCCGCTGAAAACAGCCGGTTCTATTGCTAA
- the fadI gene encoding acetyl-CoA C-acyltransferase FadI, translating to MSDKQQLTNARGERIAIVAGLRTPFARQATAFHGMSALDLGKMVVAELLQRTEIDAKLVEQLVYGQVVQMPAAPNIAREIVLGTGMHVSTDAYSVTRACATSFQSTVNVAESILCGNIDIGIAGGADSSSLLPVGVSKKLAIALLDLSKARSLSQRLKIIASIRPKDLLPVPPAVAEYSTGLSMGQTAEQMAKTHGISRADQDALAHRSHTLANQSWNEGKLAQEVMVAHVPPYKGFIERDNNIRDNSSLESYAKLKPVFDRKHGTVTAATSTPLTDGASAVLLMSEGKAKALGYEPIGYIKSYAFTAIDVWQDMLMGPSYATPLALKRAGMQLEDLDLIEMHEAFAAQTLANIKMFGSKKFAAEQLGQARAIGEIDMDKFNVLGGSLAYGHPFAATGTRLITQVCNELKRRGGGTALTTACAAGGLGTAMILEVE from the coding sequence ATGAGTGACAAACAACAGCTAACGAATGCTCGTGGTGAACGTATTGCCATTGTCGCAGGGTTGAGAACGCCGTTTGCGCGTCAAGCTACTGCGTTTCATGGCATGTCTGCGCTTGATTTAGGCAAAATGGTAGTCGCTGAGTTGCTGCAACGCACTGAAATTGATGCCAAATTGGTTGAACAGCTGGTCTATGGCCAAGTGGTGCAGATGCCAGCCGCACCTAATATTGCCCGTGAAATTGTGCTGGGCACTGGCATGCACGTTAGCACCGATGCCTACAGTGTGACCCGAGCTTGTGCCACCAGTTTCCAATCAACGGTGAATGTGGCCGAGTCCATTTTGTGCGGCAATATTGATATCGGTATTGCCGGTGGCGCGGATTCCTCCTCTTTGTTGCCAGTTGGCGTCAGTAAAAAATTAGCGATTGCGCTGTTAGATTTAAGCAAAGCCCGCAGTCTTAGCCAGCGCTTGAAAATCATTGCCAGTATTCGCCCGAAAGATCTTTTGCCAGTACCGCCAGCGGTGGCGGAATACTCGACGGGGCTATCGATGGGGCAAACCGCGGAGCAGATGGCTAAAACCCATGGCATCAGCCGTGCCGATCAAGATGCACTTGCGCATCGCTCTCATACGCTGGCCAACCAAAGTTGGAATGAAGGCAAGCTGGCGCAAGAGGTGATGGTTGCCCATGTGCCGCCTTATAAAGGGTTTATTGAACGCGACAACAATATTCGCGATAACTCGTCGCTGGAATCCTACGCCAAACTTAAGCCAGTGTTTGATCGAAAGCATGGCACAGTGACCGCAGCTACCAGTACACCGCTTACCGACGGCGCCTCGGCTGTGTTGTTGATGAGTGAAGGTAAGGCAAAAGCGCTGGGCTATGAGCCGATTGGTTACATTAAGAGTTACGCCTTTACCGCAATTGACGTCTGGCAAGACATGTTGATGGGCCCTTCGTACGCGACGCCGTTGGCGCTCAAACGTGCGGGGATGCAGCTGGAAGATTTAGATTTAATCGAGATGCATGAAGCCTTTGCGGCGCAGACTTTGGCCAATATTAAGATGTTCGGTTCGAAAAAATTTGCTGCAGAACAACTCGGGCAAGCACGCGCTATTGGTGAAATCGATATGGATAAATTTAACGTACTGGGTGGCTCGTTGGCTTACGGCCATCCATTTGCCGCCACCGGTACTCGACTCATCACCCAAGTGTGTAACGAACTTAAACGTCGTGGCGGTGGCACCGCACTGACTACAGCATGTGCCGCCGGTGGCTTAGGTACTGCGATGATTTTGGAGGTGGAATAA
- a CDS encoding AAA family ATPase, with protein sequence MPLNNFHALRSYLDKIILGQPTLTENLLIALIADGHLLVEGPPGLAKTRAVKALCDGVEGDFHRIQFTPDLLPADLTGTDIYRAQTGTFEFEAGPIFHNLILADEINRAPAKVQSALLEAMAEGQVTVGKHSYKLPKLFLVMATQNPLENEGTYPLPEAQLDRFLMHLNLDYPSAETELEIMRLSRNEAKTQQIERITPIPQEQVFAARKQALEIYLAEPLERYIVDIITATRQPQRFSDQLAKWLEYGVSPRATQSIERCARARAWLKQRDFVSPEDIQAVVPNVLRHRLLLSYQAQAEGVSRDEVINHILSQVAVP encoded by the coding sequence ATGCCACTCAACAATTTTCATGCGTTAAGAAGCTACCTCGATAAAATTATTTTGGGGCAACCCACACTGACCGAAAACCTGTTGATTGCTCTGATTGCCGATGGTCACTTACTGGTTGAAGGCCCGCCGGGACTGGCAAAAACCCGCGCAGTGAAAGCGCTGTGTGATGGTGTTGAAGGTGATTTTCACCGTATCCAATTTACCCCGGATTTGCTGCCCGCAGATTTGACTGGGACTGACATCTACCGCGCCCAAACTGGCACTTTTGAATTTGAAGCTGGCCCAATATTTCATAACTTGATTCTGGCTGACGAAATCAACCGCGCCCCGGCCAAAGTGCAATCGGCTTTACTTGAGGCGATGGCAGAAGGCCAAGTGACGGTGGGCAAGCATTCTTATAAATTGCCCAAGCTGTTTTTGGTGATGGCAACCCAAAACCCGTTGGAAAACGAAGGGACTTATCCGCTGCCAGAAGCGCAGCTCGACCGTTTTCTAATGCATCTGAACTTGGATTATCCATCGGCCGAAACCGAGTTAGAAATCATGCGCCTGTCGCGCAATGAGGCCAAAACTCAGCAGATTGAGCGCATTACACCGATCCCACAAGAGCAAGTGTTTGCGGCGCGAAAACAGGCATTAGAGATCTATTTAGCTGAACCGCTGGAGCGCTACATCGTCGACATTATCACCGCCACCCGTCAGCCACAGCGCTTTAGCGACCAGTTGGCCAAATGGTTGGAATACGGCGTAAGCCCACGGGCAACCCAATCAATTGAACGTTGTGCCCGCGCCCGCGCTTGGTTAAAACAGCGAGATTTTGTCTCACCAGAAGATATTCAAGCCGTGGTGCCTAACGTGCTACGCCACCGTTTGCTGCTGAGCTATCAAGCGCAAGCGGAAGGCGTCAGCCGTGATGAAGTGATCAACCACATTTTGAGTCAGGTAGCGGTTCCCTAA
- a CDS encoding DUF58 domain-containing protein, with protein sequence MQASINELLPPFADGVHLTEAELLACRNLARALPDRKARARAAMSGHRSSLIKGRGMEFAEVRHYQQGDDIRTIDWRVTARTGKAHTKLFVEERERPVLLLVDLKHSLYFGSTLLLQAVQAAHLAATLGWNAIQQGDRLGALIVSDNQQRELKPRARDQGILALISALNQVHSTQLQQTASLSPSELMAHSCRQLARIVKPGSMVWIITDGLGFSDDCLQALTSIKRHSEIAAFVVSDPLRSGTLTLPKRFALPVKDNGQTLLLDRHSYEAWLSRQQQEMLQFEQMMQSLKANVRRIDAGINLNQQLNLLR encoded by the coding sequence ATGCAAGCATCCATCAATGAACTCTTGCCGCCGTTTGCTGATGGTGTTCATCTGACCGAGGCGGAGTTACTGGCGTGCCGCAATTTGGCGCGCGCCCTGCCCGACCGCAAAGCCCGTGCCCGCGCCGCCATGTCTGGGCATCGCAGCAGCCTGATTAAAGGCCGCGGCATGGAATTCGCCGAAGTACGTCACTATCAGCAAGGCGATGATATTCGTACCATCGACTGGCGTGTCACCGCTCGAACTGGTAAAGCCCATACCAAGCTGTTTGTGGAAGAACGAGAACGGCCAGTGCTGCTGTTGGTCGACTTAAAACACAGCTTGTACTTCGGTTCGACTTTGCTGTTGCAAGCGGTGCAAGCCGCCCATCTAGCCGCAACACTTGGTTGGAATGCAATCCAACAAGGTGACCGGTTGGGCGCGCTAATTGTGTCAGACAATCAGCAACGTGAGCTTAAGCCTCGGGCGCGCGACCAAGGCATCTTGGCACTGATTTCAGCCTTGAATCAGGTGCATAGCACGCAGCTGCAGCAAACCGCCTCGTTATCACCAAGCGAATTGATGGCGCACAGCTGTCGGCAACTGGCGCGGATTGTAAAGCCCGGTTCGATGGTGTGGATCATCACTGATGGCCTAGGCTTTAGCGATGATTGTTTGCAAGCACTGACCAGTATCAAACGTCATAGCGAAATTGCGGCATTTGTGGTGTCTGATCCGCTGCGTAGTGGCACGCTGACCTTACCTAAGCGTTTTGCCCTGCCGGTAAAAGATAACGGCCAAACCCTGTTGTTAGATCGCCACAGCTATGAGGCGTGGTTGTCGCGGCAGCAGCAAGAGATGCTGCAATTTGAACAAATGATGCAATCACTGAAAGCCAATGTTCGTCGTATCGACGCTGGTATCAACCTTAATCAACAACTGAATTTGTTACGATGA
- a CDS encoding DUF4381 domain-containing protein, whose translation MSVNSPATNPALASMQDIQLPADIGWWPLAPGVWLVLIALVFLLLWACFWLVKTLRQRKQQAAAAKDALSLLGELDQDDPQLAVTISALLKRTAISYGQRQQVAGLVGDDWYRYLDQVLPESDRGQFAGLLDGRYRRSGSEIDAQQLCNLTRRWLQQAPHYFNAQPKNTHSTKEAAC comes from the coding sequence ATGAGTGTGAATTCTCCCGCCACCAATCCGGCGTTAGCCAGTATGCAGGATATTCAGCTACCCGCCGATATCGGTTGGTGGCCGTTAGCGCCTGGCGTTTGGCTAGTATTAATCGCCCTAGTGTTCTTGTTGCTCTGGGCCTGCTTTTGGCTAGTCAAAACCCTACGTCAACGTAAGCAACAAGCGGCAGCGGCTAAAGACGCTCTGTCGCTACTCGGCGAACTCGACCAAGATGATCCACAGTTAGCCGTGACCATTAGCGCACTGCTGAAACGTACCGCCATCAGCTATGGTCAACGCCAACAAGTGGCCGGTTTGGTCGGTGACGACTGGTATCGCTATTTAGATCAGGTATTGCCCGAGTCAGACCGCGGTCAGTTTGCGGGGTTACTCGATGGCCGTTATCGTCGCTCAGGCAGTGAGATTGATGCTCAGCAATTGTGCAACCTCACTCGCCGTTGGTTACAACAGGCACCGCACTATTTTAACGCACAGCCGAAAAACACCCACTCGACCAAGGAGGCCGCATGTTAA
- a CDS encoding vWA domain-containing protein: MLSLAWPWLLILLPLPFIIRRQPKPVSGGELNLPGVAGYAASLDAEGASKRPWLLWCLWCLVVVAVARPQWLGDPIELPTKGRDLMVAVDLSGSMQLEDMVLDGQTVNRFEVIQKVVSEFIERRAGDRIGLILFADAAYLQAPLTQDRRSVAQYLKEAEIGLVGKQTAIGDAIALATKRFDQIDKSNRVLILLTDGSNNTGTIMPDQATDIAAKRGVTIYTIGLGADVMERRTLFGIERVNPSADLDEAQLKRIADSTHGRYFRARNPQDLDAIYQEIDKLEPISRDALSYRPQSELFYWPLGLALLLLMLQALFNQLPANRRYGRNA, encoded by the coding sequence ATGTTAAGTCTCGCTTGGCCTTGGCTGCTTATTTTATTGCCGTTGCCGTTTATCATTCGCCGTCAACCCAAACCGGTCAGTGGCGGCGAGCTCAATTTACCCGGCGTGGCCGGTTATGCCGCCAGCCTTGATGCTGAAGGTGCCAGTAAACGGCCTTGGTTGCTGTGGTGTCTCTGGTGTTTAGTGGTCGTTGCTGTGGCACGGCCACAATGGCTTGGCGACCCGATAGAACTGCCCACCAAAGGCCGCGATCTTATGGTGGCGGTCGATCTCTCCGGCAGTATGCAACTGGAAGATATGGTGCTCGATGGTCAAACCGTGAATCGATTTGAGGTGATTCAAAAAGTTGTGAGCGAGTTTATTGAACGCCGCGCGGGCGATCGTATCGGTTTAATTCTGTTTGCCGATGCCGCTTATTTGCAGGCACCGCTCACCCAAGACCGTCGATCAGTGGCGCAATATCTTAAAGAAGCTGAAATCGGCTTAGTGGGTAAGCAAACCGCGATTGGCGATGCCATTGCTCTCGCCACCAAACGCTTTGATCAGATAGATAAAAGCAATCGGGTGCTGATTCTGCTCACCGATGGTTCCAACAACACGGGCACTATTATGCCCGACCAAGCCACAGATATTGCGGCCAAGCGTGGTGTAACCATTTACACCATAGGTCTTGGTGCCGATGTGATGGAACGCCGTACCCTCTTTGGCATTGAACGGGTCAATCCTTCTGCTGACTTAGATGAAGCGCAGCTAAAACGGATTGCCGATTCCACCCATGGCCGCTATTTCCGTGCACGCAATCCGCAAGACTTGGATGCCATCTATCAAGAGATTGATAAGCTCGAGCCCATCAGTCGAGACGCCTTGAGCTATCGGCCACAGTCCGAGCTATTTTACTGGCCGTTAGGATTGGCGCTGCTGCTATTGATGCTGCAAGCCCTCTTTAATCAGTTACCTGCCAATCGTCGTTATGGGAGGAACGCATGA
- a CDS encoding vWA domain-containing protein, with protein sequence MSLHFIRPEWFLALIPLGLWLLWFAKRNPAQSNWNRYIAPHLAATLINTGDREKKSQLPWLALSLAIAVVALSGPALYQKPVPVFASSEGRVLLMDMSLSMYATDITPNRLTQSRFRATDLLNGLKEGETGLIAYAGDAFVISPLTRDHNTLLNLLPTLSPEIMPVLGSNLPNAIEKAKDLLTQGGHIKGDIVLITDGVNVEQLNAVKQALADSHYRLDILAIGSAQGAPIKLSSGQLMRDNKQDLVVPTTDFNQLYELALSSGGKLFPYANDGSDLTKLRDWLNAEDNVTGAAATQLAGDTWYDLGPYIALLLLVPVLLAFRVGLPLLALVLLPMSLAITPQPAVASTWDNLWQTADQQGMQAFKQGDFNNAAAQFETPAWQGAAKYKAGDYQGALKAFEQDNSAAGYYNQGNALMQLGNYEEAIKRYNQSLLQDPNMPEAKANKALAEQLLKQQQNQQNQQDQKDQKDQKDQQDQQNQQDKSKQQQDNQDTNKDGDQGSDKSQQGDQQQDQNGQQGQQGQQGQQGQQGQQGQQGQQGQDKSAAGHNDSGEQQDDPQAQADNAQANDANAEQKQSESGQAASGDEANKAQAPQAEMQAQVGNDGESANAEPAAQNAEQQAAATAQAGDGEQSDQSAPQTGTVKAREANPDELPADMSRALKAVIDDPSALLRNKMKLEYQKRRQRGELPKEQQKW encoded by the coding sequence ATGAGTTTGCATTTTATTCGTCCCGAATGGTTTCTTGCGCTCATTCCACTGGGGTTGTGGCTGTTGTGGTTCGCCAAACGAAACCCTGCGCAATCCAACTGGAACCGTTACATCGCACCACATCTGGCCGCGACCTTAATTAACACCGGTGACAGAGAGAAAAAGTCACAGTTGCCTTGGTTGGCGCTCAGTTTGGCCATTGCCGTAGTGGCGCTCAGCGGCCCCGCGCTCTACCAAAAGCCGGTGCCGGTTTTTGCCAGCAGCGAAGGCCGCGTGCTGCTGATGGATATGTCGCTGTCGATGTACGCTACCGACATTACCCCAAACCGCTTAACCCAAAGTCGCTTTCGCGCCACCGATCTGCTCAATGGCTTAAAAGAAGGTGAAACGGGCTTAATTGCCTACGCAGGCGATGCGTTTGTGATCAGTCCGCTGACGCGCGATCACAACACCCTATTAAATCTTTTGCCAACGCTCAGCCCGGAAATCATGCCGGTGCTCGGCTCTAATTTGCCCAATGCGATTGAGAAAGCCAAAGATCTGCTAACCCAAGGCGGCCATATCAAAGGCGATATTGTGCTCATCACCGATGGCGTGAATGTTGAGCAGCTCAACGCAGTAAAACAAGCGTTGGCAGACAGTCATTATCGGCTTGATATTCTGGCTATCGGCAGTGCCCAAGGTGCGCCGATTAAGCTGTCTAGCGGCCAGTTAATGCGTGATAACAAGCAAGATCTCGTGGTGCCAACCACTGACTTTAACCAACTCTATGAGTTAGCCCTTAGCAGCGGTGGCAAACTGTTCCCATACGCCAATGACGGTAGCGATTTAACCAAACTGCGCGATTGGCTCAATGCCGAAGACAATGTTACCGGCGCAGCCGCCACCCAACTGGCGGGCGACACTTGGTATGATTTAGGCCCCTATATCGCACTGCTGCTGTTAGTTCCTGTGTTATTGGCGTTTCGGGTTGGCCTGCCATTATTGGCGCTAGTGCTCCTGCCGATGAGTTTAGCGATAACGCCACAGCCAGCCGTCGCCAGTACGTGGGATAATCTGTGGCAAACGGCAGATCAACAAGGGATGCAAGCCTTTAAGCAAGGCGACTTTAACAACGCCGCCGCGCAATTTGAAACCCCAGCGTGGCAAGGTGCGGCGAAGTATAAAGCAGGCGATTACCAAGGCGCACTTAAAGCATTCGAGCAAGACAATTCTGCCGCAGGTTATTACAACCAAGGTAATGCGCTGATGCAGTTGGGCAATTATGAGGAAGCCATCAAACGCTATAACCAAAGTTTGTTGCAAGATCCGAATATGCCCGAGGCAAAAGCCAATAAAGCCTTAGCGGAACAGTTGCTAAAACAGCAGCAAAATCAGCAGAACCAACAAGACCAGAAAGACCAGAAAGACCAGAAAGACCAGCAGGACCAACAGAACCAGCAGGACAAGTCGAAACAGCAGCAAGACAATCAGGACACGAACAAAGACGGCGACCAAGGCTCTGACAAGTCACAACAAGGTGACCAACAGCAAGACCAAAATGGTCAGCAAGGTCAGCAAGGTCAGCAAGGTCAGCAAGGTCAGCAAGGTCAGCAAGGTCAGCAAGGTCAGCAAGGTCAGGATAAAAGTGCTGCTGGCCACAACGATAGCGGCGAGCAACAGGATGACCCGCAAGCTCAAGCGGATAACGCGCAAGCAAATGATGCTAACGCCGAGCAGAAACAATCAGAAAGTGGTCAAGCGGCAAGCGGCGATGAAGCTAACAAGGCGCAAGCACCACAAGCCGAGATGCAAGCACAAGTCGGCAATGATGGCGAATCAGCGAACGCCGAACCAGCAGCGCAAAACGCTGAACAGCAAGCCGCGGCAACAGCACAAGCCGGTGACGGAGAGCAAAGCGATCAATCTGCGCCACAAACCGGAACAGTGAAAGCACGCGAAGCCAACCCGGATGAGTTGCCCGCCGATATGAGCCGTGCACTCAAAGCCGTGATTGACGATCCGTCAGCACTATTGCGCAACAAGATGAAATTGGAATATCAAAAACGCCGCCAACGTGGCGAGTTACCCAAGGAACAACAGAAGTGGTAA